Proteins found in one Methylobacterium sp. CB376 genomic segment:
- a CDS encoding structural cement protein Gp24 — translation MPVQTAYSSRAAAAYEGMLAFEEPSLTVSRLVETPAGIGFGKPAFQGACDEGIAAQGATFRGVTLADRNVAPRNGGDLFAQGDTAPVMIRGAVWVVVAGAVAAGNPAFLTPAGAFTAAASGNVPIPNALFDSSAAPGGLARLRLN, via the coding sequence ATGCCCGTCCAGACCGCCTATTCCAGCCGCGCCGCCGCCGCCTACGAGGGCATGCTCGCCTTCGAGGAGCCGAGCCTCACGGTCAGCCGCCTCGTCGAGACACCGGCGGGGATCGGCTTCGGCAAGCCCGCCTTCCAGGGCGCCTGCGACGAGGGCATCGCCGCGCAGGGCGCCACCTTCCGGGGCGTCACCCTGGCGGACCGCAACGTCGCTCCCCGCAACGGCGGCGACCTCTTCGCTCAGGGCGACACCGCCCCGGTGATGATCAGGGGCGCGGTCTGGGTCGTGGTCGCGGGCGCGGTCGCGGCCGGCAACCCGGCCTTCCTCACCCCGGCCGGCGCCTTCACGGCCGCCGCCTCCGGCAACGTCCCGATCCCGAACGCCCTGTTCGATTCCTCCGCCGCCCCCGGCGG
- a CDS encoding DUF2213 domain-containing protein — MQIFDTLSLGPPAGIADARALRSGAVVVEGRAARAGNVQLYQGAELERPDLGTVRVYRDPEAVFRAESLASFGHKPVTLGHPPEAVTPRTWRAVARGHVGGEVLRDGEFVRIPLLLADAEAIAAVAGGQREISVGYTCDLDWTPGTTPDGAPYDARQTNVVVDHVAIVAQGRAGPECRLDDAAALRRRLAEAEREVAALRAPGALDALAAERAGLVAAARLLLGDAFDPAGLDAAIRRAAVAARLGEAEVAAAFRALAATAAPAPPPDPLRAALSRPADALDPRAAHAAMIATLRTAWQQGSR, encoded by the coding sequence ATGCAGATCTTCGACACGCTGAGCCTCGGCCCCCCGGCCGGGATCGCCGACGCGCGCGCCCTGCGCAGCGGCGCCGTCGTGGTGGAGGGGCGCGCCGCCCGCGCCGGCAACGTCCAGCTCTACCAGGGCGCCGAGCTGGAACGGCCGGATCTCGGCACGGTCCGGGTCTACCGCGACCCCGAGGCCGTCTTCCGGGCGGAGTCGCTCGCGAGCTTCGGCCACAAGCCCGTCACCCTCGGCCATCCGCCCGAGGCGGTCACGCCCCGCACGTGGCGCGCCGTCGCCCGCGGCCATGTCGGCGGCGAGGTGCTGCGCGACGGCGAGTTCGTGCGCATCCCGCTCCTCCTGGCCGATGCCGAGGCCATCGCGGCCGTCGCGGGCGGGCAGCGCGAGATCTCGGTCGGCTACACCTGCGACCTCGACTGGACGCCCGGCACGACGCCGGACGGCGCCCCCTACGACGCCCGCCAGACCAACGTCGTCGTCGACCACGTCGCCATCGTGGCGCAGGGCCGGGCCGGGCCGGAATGCCGCCTCGACGACGCGGCGGCGCTGCGCCGCAGGCTCGCCGAGGCCGAGCGCGAGGTCGCGGCCCTGCGCGCCCCCGGCGCCCTCGACGCCCTCGCGGCGGAGCGCGCCGGCCTCGTCGCCGCCGCCCGCCTTCTTCTCGGGGACGCCTTCGATCCCGCGGGCCTCGACGCCGCGATCCGCCGCGCCGCCGTCGCCGCCCGCCTCGGCGAGGCCGAGGTCGCCGCCGCCTTCCGGGCCCTGGCGGCGACGGCCGCCCCCGCGCCCCCGCCCGACCCGCTGCGCGCGGCCCTGAGCCGGCCCGCCGACGCCCTCGACCCGCGGGCGGCCCACGCCGCCATGATCGCGACCCTCCGCACCGCCTGGCAGCAAGGAAGCCGCTGA